The Bacillus mesophilus genome contains a region encoding:
- the disA gene encoding DNA integrity scanning diadenylate cyclase DisA, with product MEDYKQREKDITEILQFIAPGTPIREGIDNVLRAKTGGLIVVGYNDSVRSVVDGGFSINCPFSPAQLYELAKMDGAIILNEAGSKILFANAQLIPNPTILSSETGMRHRTAERVAKQTGSLVISISERRNVITLYQGNFRYALKDIGVILTKANQAIQTLEKYKTVLEQSITNLGALEFEDLVTLSEVVQVLHRIEMVLRIKNEILSYIDELGVEGRLIRLQMTELIAHIEDEAALLIRDYSNIANSDPYPIVKKLQLLSNTELLDDAVILKLLKYSAATNIDDPVTPRGYRILYKIPRLPLPIIMNIISTFGNLKTILKASTNELDKVEGIGEVRSKKIREGLRRLQEQHFIDRQM from the coding sequence ATGGAAGATTACAAGCAGCGTGAAAAAGACATCACAGAGATTCTTCAATTTATTGCTCCGGGAACCCCCATTCGAGAAGGGATCGACAATGTACTCCGAGCTAAAACAGGAGGCTTAATTGTTGTTGGTTACAATGACAGTGTCCGTTCCGTTGTGGATGGGGGGTTTTCAATAAATTGTCCTTTTTCACCTGCTCAGTTATATGAATTAGCTAAGATGGATGGAGCAATCATTCTAAATGAAGCAGGCAGTAAAATTTTGTTTGCAAATGCTCAGCTTATTCCAAACCCAACTATACTTTCTTCAGAAACGGGAATGAGACATAGAACGGCAGAAAGAGTAGCAAAACAAACAGGAAGTTTAGTCATTTCCATTTCTGAAAGACGAAATGTTATAACGTTATATCAAGGCAACTTTCGGTATGCATTAAAGGATATTGGTGTTATTTTAACTAAAGCGAATCAGGCTATTCAAACATTAGAAAAATATAAAACAGTATTAGAGCAAAGTATTACAAATTTAGGTGCTTTAGAATTCGAAGATTTGGTGACACTATCAGAAGTAGTGCAGGTTCTTCATCGTATTGAAATGGTTTTACGAATTAAGAATGAAATTTTAAGTTATATTGATGAACTAGGAGTAGAGGGGAGATTAATACGTCTTCAAATGACTGAGTTAATCGCTCACATAGAAGATGAGGCCGCTCTGTTAATCCGGGATTATTCAAACATTGCAAATAGTGATCCTTATCCGATTGTGAAGAAACTACAATTGCTGTCGAATACGGAATTATTAGATGATGCAGTCATCTTGAAGCTACTGAAGTATTCAGCGGCTACCAATATTGATGACCCTGTTACACCAAGAGGATACCGGATCTTATACAAAATCCCGAGATTACCACTCCCTATCATTATGAATATCATTTCAACATTCGGTAATCTAAAAACTATTTTAAAAGCCTCTACAAATGAATTAGATAAAGTAGAGGGAATTGGTGAGGTGAGGTCGAAAAAGATAAGGGAAGGATTAAGAAGATTGCAGGAACAGCATTTTATAGACCGGCAAATGTAG
- the radA gene encoding DNA repair protein RadA → MVKRKTKFTCQACGYESAKWMGKCPGCGAWNTLTEELEPSKSGRKLTFTASANEGMSKPIKLKDVETIQEPRIKTDITEFNRVLGGGIVRGSLVLIGGDPGIGKSTLLLQISSYLASKQNVLYISGEESVKQTKLRAERLDVSSDSLYVLSETDLELITKSIEETDPAFVVVDSIQTIYHPEVQSAPGSVSQVRECTAELMRIAKTKGIAIFIVGHVTKEGAIAGPRLLEHMVDTVLYFEGERHHSYRILRAVKNRFGSTNEMGIFEMKEEGLEEVLNPSEIFLEERSKGAAGSTVVASMEGTRPVLVEIQALVSPTSFGNPRRMATGLDVNRVSLLMAVLEKRVGLLLQNQDAYLKVAGGVKLDEPAIDLAVAVSIASSFKDQPSSATDILIGEVGLTGEVRRVSRIEQRVQEAAKLGFKRAIIPEKNIGNWNVPPEIKVVGVEHVRQALQLTLGG, encoded by the coding sequence ATGGTGAAGAGAAAAACAAAGTTTACATGCCAAGCATGTGGATATGAATCAGCTAAGTGGATGGGGAAATGCCCAGGATGTGGAGCATGGAACACTTTAACTGAAGAGCTAGAGCCAAGTAAGTCAGGGAGAAAGTTAACTTTTACTGCCTCTGCAAATGAGGGGATGTCAAAGCCAATTAAGTTAAAAGACGTTGAAACAATCCAAGAACCCCGAATCAAGACCGATATTACTGAATTTAATCGAGTGTTAGGCGGAGGGATTGTACGAGGTTCTTTGGTGTTAATTGGTGGAGATCCTGGTATAGGGAAGTCGACACTCCTTTTGCAAATTTCTTCTTATTTAGCTTCTAAACAAAATGTACTTTATATATCAGGTGAGGAATCTGTGAAGCAAACGAAACTCAGAGCTGAACGTTTAGATGTCTCATCAGATTCCCTTTACGTATTGTCAGAAACAGATTTGGAGCTTATAACCAAATCGATTGAAGAGACAGATCCTGCCTTTGTTGTTGTTGACTCCATACAAACCATTTATCACCCAGAAGTTCAATCTGCTCCAGGTAGTGTCTCTCAGGTGAGAGAATGTACTGCTGAGTTGATGCGTATTGCCAAAACGAAGGGAATTGCCATCTTTATTGTTGGTCACGTTACGAAAGAGGGAGCGATTGCTGGTCCCCGATTATTAGAGCATATGGTAGATACGGTTCTTTATTTTGAAGGGGAGCGACATCATTCTTATCGAATACTTCGTGCTGTTAAGAACCGTTTCGGCTCAACGAATGAAATGGGTATTTTTGAAATGAAGGAAGAAGGGTTAGAAGAGGTTTTAAATCCTTCTGAGATATTTTTAGAAGAACGTTCGAAGGGAGCTGCCGGCTCAACGGTTGTAGCATCAATGGAAGGCACAAGACCCGTCCTTGTTGAAATACAGGCACTCGTTTCCCCGACTAGTTTCGGGAACCCCCGTAGGATGGCCACTGGATTGGACGTAAATAGAGTCTCCCTCTTAATGGCTGTTTTAGAGAAAAGGGTAGGGTTATTACTTCAAAATCAGGATGCCTATTTAAAGGTCGCAGGTGGTGTGAAGTTAGATGAGCCAGCCATAGATTTAGCAGTGGCTGTAAGTATTGCATCTAGTTTTAAAGATCAACCATCCTCCGCTACAGATATATTAATTGGAGAAGTAGGTTTAACGGGTGAGGTCAGAAGGGTATCTAGAATAGAGCAAAGAGTGCAGGAAGCTGCTAAGCTCGGGTTTAAGCGTGCAATCATCCCAGAAAAGAATATAGGTAATTGGAATGTACCCCCTGAAATTAAAGTAGTCGGAGTTGAGCATGTTCGGCAAGCTTTACAATTAACTTTAGGAGGCTAG
- the clpC gene encoding ATP-dependent protease ATP-binding subunit ClpC, with translation MMFGRFTERAQKVLALAQEEAVRLGHNNIGTEHILLGLVREGEGIAAKALQALGLSPDKIQQEVETLIGRGQDASQTIHYTPRAKKVIELSMDEARKLGHSYVGTEHILLGLIREGEGVAARVLNNLGVSLNKARQQVLQLLGSNESSSGSHQGGASVHANTPTLDSLARDLTSIAREGSLDPVIGRSKEIQRVIEVLSRRTKNNPVLIGEPGVGKTAIAEGLAQQIINNEVPETLRDKRVMTLDMGTVVAGTKYRGEFEDRLKKVMDEIRQAGNIILFIDELHTLIGAGGAEGAIDASNILKPSLARGELQCIGATTLDEYRKYIEKDAALERRFQPIQVDEPTLDESIQILKGLRDRYEAHHRVSITDEAIAEAVKLSDRYITDRFLPDKAIDLIDEAASKVRLRSYTTPPNLKELENQLEEVRKEKDAAVQSQEFEKAASLRDTEQRLREQLEETKKSWKEKQGQENSEVTTEDIALVVASWTRIPVSKLAESETEKLLKLEEILHSRVIGQQEAVVAVSKAVRRARAGLKDPKRPIGSFIFLGPTGVGKTELARALAEVMFGDEDSMIRIDMSEYMEKHSTSRLVGSPPGYVGYDEGGQLTEKVRRKPYSVVLLDEVEKAHPDVFNVLLQVLEDGRLTDSKGRTVDFRNTIVIMTSNVGADTLKRNKFVGFNVQDEGQDYKDMKGKVMDELKKAFRPEFLNRIDEIIVFHSLEKKHLREIVSLMTEQLTKRLTEQYIELVVTDPALDKLAEEGNDLEYGARPLRRSIQKNVEDRLSEELLRGKIEKGQKVELDVVDNEFVVRQVEKSTTL, from the coding sequence ATGATGTTTGGACGCTTTACGGAACGTGCTCAGAAGGTGTTAGCATTAGCTCAAGAGGAAGCAGTTCGTCTTGGACACAATAATATTGGGACAGAACATATATTGCTTGGACTAGTTCGTGAAGGAGAAGGAATCGCAGCAAAAGCCCTTCAGGCTTTAGGATTAAGTCCTGATAAGATTCAGCAAGAGGTAGAAACCTTAATTGGTAGAGGCCAGGACGCTTCTCAGACCATTCATTACACACCAAGAGCCAAGAAGGTAATTGAACTTTCAATGGATGAAGCAAGAAAGTTGGGTCATTCATATGTAGGGACCGAACATATCCTTCTAGGATTAATTCGTGAGGGAGAAGGTGTAGCTGCAAGGGTTTTAAATAACTTAGGTGTAAGTTTAAATAAGGCTCGTCAGCAAGTACTGCAGTTACTAGGAAGTAATGAATCATCATCTGGGTCACATCAAGGTGGGGCATCTGTTCATGCAAACACACCTACTTTAGATAGTCTTGCTAGAGACTTAACTTCTATTGCAAGAGAGGGAAGTCTAGATCCTGTTATTGGTAGAAGTAAGGAAATTCAACGTGTTATTGAGGTGTTGAGCAGGCGTACTAAAAACAATCCTGTTTTAATTGGAGAACCTGGGGTTGGTAAAACAGCTATAGCAGAAGGCTTAGCACAACAAATTATAAATAATGAAGTACCTGAAACTTTAAGAGATAAGCGCGTTATGACATTAGATATGGGTACTGTTGTGGCTGGTACAAAGTATCGTGGTGAGTTTGAAGACCGTTTAAAGAAGGTTATGGATGAAATTCGTCAGGCAGGAAATATCATTTTATTCATAGATGAGCTTCATACCTTAATTGGTGCAGGTGGTGCTGAAGGTGCGATTGATGCCTCTAATATTCTTAAGCCATCCTTAGCAAGAGGCGAGCTTCAATGTATTGGTGCTACAACATTAGATGAATACCGCAAATATATTGAAAAGGATGCAGCTTTGGAACGTCGTTTTCAACCTATCCAGGTAGATGAACCAACATTGGATGAGTCTATTCAAATTCTAAAAGGTCTTCGTGATCGTTATGAAGCTCATCATCGTGTGTCAATTACAGATGAGGCTATAGCGGAGGCTGTTAAGCTTTCTGATCGATACATTACAGACCGCTTCTTACCAGATAAAGCAATTGATCTGATTGATGAGGCTGCTTCAAAGGTCCGCTTACGTTCATATACCACTCCTCCGAATTTAAAGGAGCTTGAGAACCAGCTAGAAGAAGTGAGAAAAGAAAAGGATGCAGCAGTTCAGAGTCAAGAGTTTGAAAAAGCAGCATCTTTAAGAGATACAGAGCAACGTTTAAGAGAACAGCTTGAAGAAACGAAGAAGTCTTGGAAAGAGAAGCAAGGGCAGGAAAACTCAGAGGTAACAACGGAGGATATCGCATTGGTTGTTGCGAGCTGGACTAGAATTCCAGTATCAAAGCTTGCAGAGTCTGAGACAGAGAAGCTATTAAAATTAGAAGAAATCCTTCACTCTAGAGTCATTGGTCAACAGGAAGCAGTCGTTGCTGTTTCTAAAGCAGTACGCCGTGCTAGAGCAGGACTTAAGGATCCTAAGCGTCCTATTGGTTCCTTCATTTTCTTAGGCCCAACTGGTGTGGGTAAAACAGAGCTTGCACGTGCATTAGCAGAAGTCATGTTCGGTGATGAAGATTCTATGATTCGAATTGATATGTCTGAGTATATGGAGAAGCATTCAACTTCACGTTTAGTTGGGTCACCTCCAGGATATGTAGGGTACGATGAGGGAGGACAATTAACAGAGAAGGTTCGACGCAAGCCATATTCTGTTGTCTTACTAGATGAAGTAGAAAAAGCTCATCCAGACGTATTCAATGTATTATTACAAGTTCTAGAGGATGGACGACTAACAGACTCAAAGGGACGAACAGTTGATTTTAGAAATACAATCGTAATCATGACTTCTAACGTTGGCGCTGACACATTAAAGCGTAATAAGTTTGTTGGATTTAATGTCCAAGATGAAGGTCAGGATTATAAGGACATGAAAGGGAAAGTCATGGACGAGTTAAAGAAGGCATTCCGTCCAGAATTCTTAAACCGAATTGATGAAATTATTGTGTTCCACTCACTAGAGAAGAAACATTTAAGAGAGATTGTATCACTCATGACAGAGCAGTTAACAAAGCGACTTACAGAACAATATATAGAGCTTGTGGTGACAGATCCAGCATTAGATAAGCTAGCTGAAGAAGGAAATGATCTAGAGTACGGTGCTCGTCCATTAAGAAGGAGTATCCAGAAAAATGTGGAGGACCGTTTATCAGAAGAACTGTTAAGGGGTAAGATTGAAAAAGGTCAAAAGGTGGAGCTTGATGTAGTGGACAATGAATTTGTTGTAAGACAGGTGGAGAAATCCACTACATTGTAG
- a CDS encoding protein arginine kinase yields MSLQRFIEQAISPWMSQEGPDSDIVLSSRIRLARNIENYQFPIITSNEEAKEIIQLFEEQFVDQTYDGVGKFELLKINELQPIEKRVLVEKHLISPHLAEDTNYGGCLLSENEAISIMINEEDHIRIQCLFPGFQLTESLQEANKLDDLIEQYVDYAFDEKRGYLTSCPTNVGTGMRASVMMHLPGLVMTQQMSRIIPAINQLGLVVRGIYGEGSEALGNIFQISNQMTLGKTEEDIVEDLKSVVQQLIVQERSAREALVKTSQLQLEDRVYRSFGVLAHSRIIESKEAARCLSDVRLGIDLGFINDISSNILNELMILTQPGFLQQYAGGPLRPTERDMRRATLIRERLNMEKQNSLDDEGGKTI; encoded by the coding sequence ATGTCACTTCAACGATTTATAGAACAAGCAATTAGTCCATGGATGAGTCAAGAAGGACCAGACTCAGACATAGTATTAAGTAGTAGGATCAGACTTGCAAGAAATATAGAGAACTATCAGTTTCCCATTATTACTTCTAATGAGGAAGCAAAAGAGATCATTCAACTTTTTGAAGAACAGTTTGTTGATCAGACATATGATGGGGTAGGGAAGTTCGAATTATTAAAGATAAATGAGCTTCAACCTATTGAAAAGAGGGTATTGGTAGAGAAACACTTAATTAGCCCACATCTAGCAGAGGATACGAACTATGGAGGGTGTCTTCTTTCAGAAAACGAAGCAATTAGTATCATGATTAACGAAGAGGACCATATTCGAATCCAATGTTTATTTCCTGGTTTTCAACTAACAGAATCACTTCAAGAAGCAAATAAATTGGATGATTTGATTGAACAATATGTTGATTATGCGTTTGATGAAAAAAGGGGATATTTAACTAGCTGTCCTACGAATGTAGGAACTGGTATGAGAGCGTCAGTTATGATGCATTTACCTGGGCTAGTAATGACTCAACAGATGAGCAGAATTATTCCTGCTATTAATCAATTAGGATTAGTAGTCAGAGGTATTTACGGAGAAGGTAGCGAGGCGTTAGGTAATATCTTTCAAATCTCTAATCAGATGACCCTTGGAAAAACGGAAGAAGATATCGTTGAGGACCTGAAGAGTGTTGTTCAGCAACTTATTGTTCAGGAGAGGTCAGCACGAGAGGCACTCGTTAAGACATCACAACTTCAACTAGAGGACCGAGTGTATCGTTCATTTGGGGTTTTAGCCCACTCTAGAATCATTGAATCAAAGGAAGCGGCACGATGTTTATCAGATGTGAGGCTCGGAATTGATTTAGGTTTCATAAATGATATTTCCAGTAATATACTTAATGAATTGATGATTTTAACGCAACCAGGGTTTTTACAGCAATATGCAGGAGGTCCTCTAAGACCAACAGAACGTGATATGAGAAGAGCTACATTAATAAGAGAACGCTTAAATATGGAGAAACAGAATTCATTAGATGACGAGGGAGGCAAAACAATATGA
- a CDS encoding UvrB/UvrC motif-containing protein, translated as MVCQECQQRPATLHFTKIVNGEKSEIHICDHCAKEKGELSMFSDGAGFSFNNLLAGLLNFEHQPFKKDSNAFTPTEVIQCDRCKLTFQQFAKVGRFGCSNCYKAFQHQLDPVLRRLHSGNTVHTGKIPKRIGGSIHVKKQIDLLRTELKELIVNEEFENAAKLRDRIRELETSLQAQKGEGH; from the coding sequence ATGGTTTGTCAGGAATGCCAGCAAAGGCCTGCTACTTTGCACTTTACTAAAATAGTAAATGGTGAAAAATCAGAGATTCATATTTGTGACCATTGCGCAAAGGAGAAGGGTGAACTAAGCATGTTTTCAGATGGTGCGGGTTTCTCCTTTAATAATCTATTAGCAGGATTATTAAACTTCGAACACCAACCCTTCAAGAAGGATTCAAATGCTTTTACTCCAACTGAGGTGATCCAGTGTGATCGATGTAAGTTAACCTTTCAGCAATTTGCAAAGGTGGGTAGGTTTGGTTGCTCCAATTGCTATAAAGCCTTTCAGCACCAGTTAGATCCGGTCTTAAGAAGGCTGCATAGTGGTAATACCGTTCATACAGGGAAGATACCTAAAAGAATTGGTGGAAGCATCCATGTAAAAAAACAAATCGATTTATTGCGAACAGAGTTAAAAGAATTAATAGTAAATGAAGAGTTCGAAAATGCTGCAAAGCTAAGAGATAGAATTAGAGAGCTAGAAACATCATTACAGGCTCAAAAAGGGGAGGGACATTAA
- a CDS encoding CtsR family transcriptional regulator: MRNISDVIEQYLKQVLDISGDKVIEIKRNEIADKFQCVPSQINYVINTRFTLERGYIVESKRGGGGYIRIVKVEIDDRTHLLDQIIKLINKELSQSNAEDIILRLVEEEIISNKEARIMLSVMDRSVLLLNLPHRDELRARLMISMLSTLKYK; the protein is encoded by the coding sequence GTGAGAAACATATCTGATGTTATTGAACAATATTTAAAGCAGGTTTTAGATATTAGTGGAGATAAAGTGATTGAAATCAAGCGTAATGAAATAGCAGATAAGTTTCAATGTGTGCCTTCCCAAATTAATTATGTGATTAACACTCGCTTCACGCTTGAAAGAGGATATATTGTTGAAAGCAAGCGCGGAGGCGGGGGATATATTCGTATCGTTAAAGTTGAGATTGATGATCGGACACACTTACTCGATCAAATTATAAAACTTATTAACAAAGAGTTAAGTCAGAGTAATGCTGAGGATATTATTCTCAGATTAGTAGAAGAAGAAATTATTTCTAATAAAGAAGCAAGAATTATGTTAAGTGTGATGGATCGCTCTGTATTACTGTTAAATTTACCGCATAGAGATGAGCTAAGAGCTCGTCTAATGATATCTATGCTTAGTACGCTTAAGTATAAATAA
- a CDS encoding MgtC/SapB family protein, whose product MDFILHNELVIIVSRLLLAVLLCGLIGLEREVNQHPAGFRTHLLVGVGSCLMMVLSLFGFESVIHHENIRFDPARIPSYVISGIGFLGAGTILVKDSTVRGLTTAASIWVVAGLGLIIGAGLFGVAIITTAIILIILITLNKFESLFLQGRRKSLIEVTMEKECLLKVIRCINSHDGRIIMITTKEEDKNELKVKFELKGKEQIEIMKELYMIDGVQNFTKL is encoded by the coding sequence TGTGGTTTAATAGGTCTTGAACGAGAGGTAAACCAACATCCTGCAGGGTTTAGAACCCATCTTCTTGTAGGAGTAGGGTCATGTTTAATGATGGTTTTGTCTTTGTTTGGTTTTGAATCTGTCATCCATCATGAAAATATCAGATTTGATCCAGCACGGATTCCTTCATATGTTATTAGTGGTATTGGCTTTTTAGGAGCTGGAACGATTTTGGTTAAGGACTCTACTGTTAGAGGTTTAACAACAGCTGCCTCTATATGGGTGGTAGCAGGATTAGGGTTGATTATTGGAGCAGGATTATTTGGAGTGGCGATTATTACGACTGCCATCATTTTGATAATTTTAATTACCTTAAATAAGTTCGAAAGTCTCTTCTTACAGGGTAGAAGGAAGTCATTGATTGAGGTAACTATGGAAAAAGAATGCTTATTGAAGGTTATAAGATGTATTAACAGTCATGACGGAAGAATTATTATGATTACAACAAAGGAAGAAGATAAAAATGAGCTGAAAGTAAAGTTTGAGTTAAAGGGAAAAGAGCAAATTGAAATCATGAAAGAACTTTATATGATTGACGGCGTACAAAATTTCACTAAATTGTAA